The genomic DNA GCACTTGTTCACCAGCGTTTTTCAACGAATACATTCCCAACATGGTCGTTAGCGCAGCCTTTCCGTATGATTTGTCATAATGGTGAGATTAATACTGTACGCGGCAATGTGAACTGGATGGCTGCACGTCAAGCAACTATGAAATCAGAGATCATCGGAGATGATTTAGACAAGATTTGGCCGCTTATTCCTGAAGGTCAATCTGATAGTGCTAGTTTTGATAATGCATTAGAACTTCTAGTGCGTGGTGGCTATGATATGGCCCATGCGATGATGCTTCTTGTGCCAGAGGCTTGGGCTGGTAATCCATTAATGGATGATGAGCGCCGTGCTTTTTACGAATATAATGCTGCAATCATGGAACCATGGGATGGCCCGGCTGCATTGGCCTTTACAGATGGCCTGAAGATTGGCGCCACACTTGACCGAAATGGCTTACGCCCTGCCCGCTATCTTGTGACATCAGATGACATTGTTATGCTTGCCTCTGAAATGGGTGTGCTTACCTTTGAAGAAACTAAAATCACTCATAAGTGGCGGTTGCAACCTGGTAAAATGCTTCTTATCGACCTTGAAAAGGGGCGGATTGTTTCTGATGAGGAATTAAAGTCTGACTTGGCTAAAAGCCACCCTTATCAAGAATGGTTAGAGAAGGGACAGATCAAAGTTGCTGAACTTCCCGAGGTTCCTCATGTTGATGATCCATCAACTGTTAGCTTACTTGATAAGCAACAAGCTTTTGGCATCACATCAGAGACCATCAAGTTCTTACTAGAGCCAATGGCTTTAACTGGCCAAGAAGCAACAGGTTCTATGGGTACAGACACACCAGTAGCGGCCCTTTCTGATCGTCCTAAATTGTTGCACACTTACTTTAAGCAAAACTTTGCGCAAGTAACCAACCCACCGATTGACCCAATTCGCGAAGAATTAGTGATGTCATTGGTGAGCTTTATTGGCCCACGTCCGAATTTGCTTGATCATGAAAATCGCTCAGACCTGAAACGCCTTGAGGTCTCTCAGCCCGTTCTTTCAAATGAAGGACTTGAGAAGATCCGCGCGATTGGTGACATTCCAGATAATGGATTTAAAACAAAGACACTTGATATTACCTTCCCTGTTACTGATGGGGTTGATGGTATGGAAAGTGCGCTTGCTAACCTCAAAGCTCATGCTGAAGAAGCTGTTAAAACCGGCTTTAACATTATCATTCTTTCTGACCGTGCCGTATCTACAGATCGGATTGCGATCCCATCACTACTTGCAACGTCTGCTGTACATCAGAGCTTGATTGTTAAGGGATTGCGCACATCAGTTGGCTTGCTAGTTGAGACTGGTGAAGCTGTTGAGATCAACCAATTTGCTACACTTGGTGGCTTTGGTGCTGAAGCTGTGAACCCTTATCTTGCATTTGATACTCTTGAAAAGATCACACCTGATCTTGATGAAGACATTACATTTGCTGAAGCTAAAAATCGCTACCGCAAAGCTGTGAACAAAGGGCTTCTTAAAGTGATGTCAAAAATGGGCATCTCGACTTACCAATCTTATTGTGGTGCTCAAATTTTTGATGCTGTTGGCTTGAACAGTGAATTCATCAAACGTTATTTCACTGGCACGCATTCTCAAATTGAGGGTGTTGGTTTACGCGAAATCGCCGTTGAAACATTTAACCGTCACGCCTCTGCGTTTGGTCATGAAATGATTATGACGAACTCGCTTGATGTTGGCGGCGAATATGCTTACCGGATCCGCGGCGAGGCTCATGTTTGGGAGCCTGAGACAATTGCTGACTTGCAACATGCTGTTCGCGGCAACTCAGCTGAGAAATATGCTGAATTTGCCAAAGCGGTGAATGATCAAGCTAAACGCTTGAAGACATTGCGCGGCCTTTTCCGTATCAAATCAGCTGAAGAAATCGATCGTTCACCAATTTCTATTGATGAAGTTGAACCTGCTACTGATATCGTGAAACGCTTCTCAACTGGTGCCATGTCTTATGGCTCAATATCTCGCGAATCTCACACAACTCTTGCGATTGCTATGAACCGCATTGGTGGTAAGTCAAACACTGGTGAGGGCGGCGAAGAGCGGGAACGCTTCACACCTCTTCCTAATGGCGATAGCGAACGCTCTGCTATTAAGCAGGTGGCTTCTGGTCGTTTTGGTGTGACTACAGAATATCTTGCGAACTCAGATATGATCCAGATTAAAATGGCTCAGGGTGCAAAACCAGGTGAAGGTGGACAGTTGCCTGGCCATAAGGTTGACGGTGTTATTGCTAAGGTTCGTCATTCAACACCAGGTGTTGGCTTGATTTCACCTCCTCCTCACCATGATATCTATTCGATTGAGGATTTGGCACAGCTTATTTATGACCTCAAAAATGTGAACCCTCGCGCTGATATTAGTGTGAAGCTGGTTTCTGAAGTTGGTGTTGGTACGGTTGCTGCTGGTGTTGCGAAGGCCAGAGCTGACCATATTACTGTTTCCGGCTTCGAAGGCGGTACAGGTGCTTCACCACTCACTTCTATCAAACATGCTGGTTCTCCTTGGGAAATTGGTTTGGCTGAAACGCAGCAAACACTTGTTCTGAACAATTTACGTTCTCGCATTGCTTTGCAGGTTGATGGTGGATTACGTACGGGCCGCGACGTGTTAATTGGTGCACTACTTGGTGCGGACGAGTTTGGTTTTGCGACAGCGCCATTGATTGCTGCTGGTTGCTTGATGATGCGTAAGTGTCATCTAAACACATGTCCAGTTGGTATTGCGACGCAAGACCCTGTGCTTAGAAAACGCTTTAAAGGTGCGCCTGAGCATGTGATTAATTACTTCTTCTTTGTTGCTGAAGAAGTGAGAGCTTTGATGGCTGAACTTGGTGTTAAGTCTTTAACTGAGCTTGTTGGTCATTCTGAATATCTTGAAAAAGATACAGCTATTGATCATTGGAAAGCTCAAGGTCTTGATTTCACAAATCTCTTCCACCGCCCTGATGTTGGCGAAGAGATTGGTATTCATCATAGCCAGACACAACAACATATGATTGATGACATTCTTGACCGCAAACTCATTGAACTGGCACAGCCAGCTATTGAGGATGGCAAGGCCGTTAAAATTGATCTACCGATTACCAATATTGACCGCTCTGCTGGTGCTATGCTTTCTGGTGAGATTGCCTTGAAACACGGTGTTCAAGGATTGCCAGATGATAGTGTTTGGGCAACCTTGCGCGGCACATGTGGTCAGAGTTTTGGTGCCTTTGTAACACAAGGTGTCACACTAGATCTCATTGGTGTTGGTAATGACTATGTTGGTAAAGGTCTTTCTGGTGGTCGGTTGATCGTGAGACCTCCTATTGAATCAGGTATTGTTCCTGAAGAAAGCATTATTGTTGGTAACACGGTTCTTTATGGCGCTATTTCTGGCGAGGCTTATTTGCGCGGTGTTGCTGGCGAGCGTTTTGCTGTTCGTAACTCTGGTGCGATTGCTGTTGTTGAAGGCACTGGTGATCATGGCTGTGAGTATATGACCGGCGGTGTTGTCGTTGTGCTTGGTGAAACGGGGCGTAACTTTGCTGCTGGTATGTCTGGCGGTATTGCCTATGTTTATGACGAAGCTGATGACTTTGAGCGTCGTTGTAATATGGCGATGGTTGACCTTGAACCTGTGGTTCAAGAAGAGGACAGCCTCTCATCAAAGAGCCATCAATCTGGTGACCTTGAATCTCATGGTCTTGTTGATGTGATGCATGACATGACAACCATGGATGCTGAGCGTCTTTATCAATTGATTGAACGTCATGCTCATTATACAGGCTCAACTCGAGCAAAAGACATTTTGGCGAACTGGGAAACCAGCCTTTCCAAATTTGTGAAAGTGATGCCGGTTGAATATAGACGTGCATTGACGGAAATGGCACGTCAGCAAAATAATACACCTGAGGGTGAGTTAGAAATTGGTTTGAGAGGGGATAAGTAATGGGTAAAATTACTGGATTTCTTGAAATTGAAAAACAAGAACGCTCTTATAAGCCAGCGTCTGATCGTATTCGTCATTATGATGAATTTGTCATTCCGTTATCTGAAGAGCAAGTAAAGGGACAAGCAGCACGTTGTATGGACTGCGGTATTCCCTTTTGTCATACGGGTTGCCCGGTAAATAACCAAATTCCTGACTGGAATGATTTGGTTTTTAATGACGATTGGAAGGAAGCTTCCGAGAACTTGCATTCAACCAATAACTTCCCAGAATTCACAGGTCGCATCTGCCCTGCTCCTTGTGAAGCTGCTTGCACGCTAAACCTTGAAGAAATGCCTGTTTCTATCAAGACAGTTGAATGTGCGATTGTTGACAAGGCGTGGGAAAATGGCTGGTTGCCGCCAATCCAATCTCCATCACAATCTGGCAAACGGGTTGCTGTGGTCGGTGCTGGTCCAGCTGGTATGGCAGCGGCTCAACAACTTGCACGCGCTGGTCATGATGTTCATCTTTATGAAAAGAATAATAAGGCTGGAGGATTGCTCAGATATGGCATTCCTGACTTTAAGCTAGATAAAAAACTTATCGACCGCCGTGTAAGCCAAATGGAGCAGGAAGGTGTTACTTTCCACACAGGCATTAATGTTGGTTTTGATAAATCAATTGAAGATTTACGTGATGAGCATGATGCTCTCTTGCTCACTGGTGGCTCTGAAGACCCACGTGATTTACCGATTCCTGGTCGAGATTTTCATGGTGTGCATTTCGCTATGGATTTTCTCACTCAGCAAAACCGCCGTGTTTCTAACGAACCGGTTACTCAATATGAGCCGATTTTAGCTGAAGGCAAACATGTTGTTGTTATTGGCGGCGGCGACACAGGCTCTGACTGCATTGGCACATCTATTCGCCAAGGCTGTCTCTCTGTTACTCAATTAGAGATTATGCCCAAGCCTCCTGAAGCTGAAGACAAGCTATTAACATGGCCTCACTGGCCATTGAAAATGCGCACTTCTAGCAGTCAGGCTGAAGGCGCTGACCGTGACTGGTCTGTGATGACATCTGAGTTCAAAAGCAGTGCTGGCAAAGTTACTGCGATTAACTGCGTTAGAGTTGATGAGAATATGCAAGCTATCGACGGGAGCGATTTTGAATTAAAAGCTGATCTTGTATTACTTGCAATGGGCTTTACCAACCCTGTTCATGAAGGCATGATCAATGGTCTTGGACTTGAACTTGATGGCCGTGGGAATGTTCTTGCTAACGTTCAAGATTATAAGACAAGTAAAGACGGTGTCTATGCTGCTGGCGATATGCGCCGCGGTCAATCTTTGGTTGTTTGGGCTATTCGTGAAGGCCGACAAGCTGCTAAAGCCGTTGATGAATATTTAGTTGGCTCATCAATTTTACCTCGATAAATTTTATAAAATCACATGCCTCTCTTTTATCTCATGAGGCAGTTTTTTAACAAAGACCTCCTTTAAGAAACCAATCTTGGTATTTCTTAAGGAGGTTTTTTGTGAGTTTTAGAGCGTTCCGCCTTAAAGTGGGCACCGGTTTTAGGAATAGCGCGGTTGCTAATGGGTAACTGAAGCGCATCAAAAGGAACGCTAAAACAAACAGCTAGAGCATTTCAATGAATTTATCAAAAAGAGTAATGCTCTAATTGGTCTTTTTATCCGATGTTTTAGTTTCTACTGCTTCAGGAATCCATGAAAAATGATCTGCACGACCGGATTTGGACTGGAGAGCATCTCCTCGCACTAGTAATTTATAGTATGGGGTTTGCGTTAGGGGTATGCGCCTGTTGGATTTACTTGATAAGATTTGCTGAGAAACTGAAGATAAAGAAAGTCCGATACTATCTCCCATCACTTCATTTAGCACTTCGGCTCCGTTTACATCTCCATCTGAACTTGATGAATTTGAAGACCGCCGCGAAATTGAGAAAGCGGCTGCTGGGATAGCAGGTCTTACAATTTGCATTGTTATGGCTTTACCTGTCCCTGATTTATCTGCATCTATCGTAATAGAAGAGTGTTTTGCCGTATCGTATTTGTTTCTTTGTAAACCCACACCGGATAATTGTTTGATTTTGCTCTTTAAAGCTTTGCCTTGATTTCTTGCTTTTAATGCAGCGCGTCTTCTTTTGTTTTTAGGGTCATCCAGTGCATGTCTTTGCAAGAGATAGTCTTGTTCTGAATTATCACCAAAGAGAGGAATGTTACGCTCGGCATTCGCTTCTCTCAAATCTTTTTGAATAAAGCGAAAGACGAAATGACCTAATTTTTCATAACCTGCACGGGTGAAGAATAAACCATCTTTGGGTCTTAGTAGTCTAATTTTACCATTTACGTCAGGCCCATATTGAGTGTATTGACCGTCTTCATTAGCAAAGTGCAGCCAATTATCAATAAACTTAACTCTGGCGCTACCGGTTTGACTTCTTGCTACTTCGTTGATGATTTTTAGACCTGCTGCTGTTTTAGGGCCTCTTACGATGGGCATACCGACCCAATAAGTCGCGATTTTTTTAACTGCTAACTTTCTTAAAAGCGTCGTTATTTTTTTTCGGTATTCAGTACGCCACTCAGGTTTATCCATATTCATCCATTTGCCATTGACTTTAACAGAGCGCCTGTCTCCAAACCCAACCATAACGACAGCGATGTCATAGACGCGTTTTTGCAAGATGGTGTCTACTTTTTTTAGCCAATTGGAGCGGTTCTTCTTTAAAAGGCTAGCTCCATAAGAAACCTCACGAAAAAGGGTCACTTTTTTATTTTTTACAGTTGCTGAGCGCATACCTAACGAGAGACCATCTGCATAGCCATCTCCGATAATTAATATTTTATATGTACCGCCAGCAGGAAAAGGATTTACGTAAGACGTTGAGCTAGATGTGGCTGCAAAGGAATTTGAGGATGAAGTGATCAGGGTTACCCCTATTACTCCAAGGTACAGCACGCATAAGAGTACGCATGTCAGAATGATATGGTGAATTTTCTTCGTCATACTAATTCTTTTAACTCTAACCCTTCTCAGTAACGACTACTCCATCTCATATTTTTAATTATATGGAGGCAGTGTACTTACAAATGACAGCTTTATTGGCGCAACTTCTCAAGTACGGAGTAGCTTGGATACCCATCAGCCGGTAGGCCATTGTTTCTTTGGAATACCCTTATGGCTTTTTTTGTTGCTCCACCTATTTTACCGTCAATTTTGCCAATTTTATAGCCTTTTCGGGTCAATAGTCTTTGAAGCTCCTTTTGCTCCACATATTTTAGCTTTCTATCTGATTTTGGCCATGGCCTTATAAACGGCCCATAACCTAATAATCTGTCACCTAAATGACCTACGGCCAAGACATAAGATACTGAAACATTATACCTCATAAGCACCCGAAAGTTTTTCAGCACCAAAAAGGCTGGTCCATTTGCTCCGGCAGGCAAGAGTAATTCGGCACGATCACCGGGTCTTGGAAATGCTCGTCCATTTACCCGCTTTATGCCGTATCTCTGCCATTCTTTGAGAGTTTTCTTGATGCCACGACCTGACCTGAAGTAATTATAGTTTGCAGGCAGCTCAACTTCATAGCCCCAGGTTTTTCCTGTTTGCCAGCCAGATTTTTTTAAATAGTTAGCTGTGGAGGCCAATGCATCACTTACTGAATTCCAGATATCTCTTTTGCCATC from Hyphomicrobiales bacterium 4NK60-0047b includes the following:
- the gltB gene encoding glutamate synthase large subunit, which translates into the protein MKKLSHKVTQENKKNKSLVQGAEGLYDPRNEHDACGIGFVAHMKNVKSHDIVSKGLEILKNLEHRGAVGADPKAGDGCGILIQTPDEFFRPVLKEQGVDLPEVGSYSAAPIFLPKDPAARLHIQSIIEEEIKARGQNFLGWRDVPVDNSDLGYSVLPTEPDHVQVFIGRSDDIASVEDFELKLFIIRRCIELRVEREKPEGYEFFYISSMSARTVLYKGLLLSFQVGNYFKDLTDERVQSALALVHQRFSTNTFPTWSLAQPFRMICHNGEINTVRGNVNWMAARQATMKSEIIGDDLDKIWPLIPEGQSDSASFDNALELLVRGGYDMAHAMMLLVPEAWAGNPLMDDERRAFYEYNAAIMEPWDGPAALAFTDGLKIGATLDRNGLRPARYLVTSDDIVMLASEMGVLTFEETKITHKWRLQPGKMLLIDLEKGRIVSDEELKSDLAKSHPYQEWLEKGQIKVAELPEVPHVDDPSTVSLLDKQQAFGITSETIKFLLEPMALTGQEATGSMGTDTPVAALSDRPKLLHTYFKQNFAQVTNPPIDPIREELVMSLVSFIGPRPNLLDHENRSDLKRLEVSQPVLSNEGLEKIRAIGDIPDNGFKTKTLDITFPVTDGVDGMESALANLKAHAEEAVKTGFNIIILSDRAVSTDRIAIPSLLATSAVHQSLIVKGLRTSVGLLVETGEAVEINQFATLGGFGAEAVNPYLAFDTLEKITPDLDEDITFAEAKNRYRKAVNKGLLKVMSKMGISTYQSYCGAQIFDAVGLNSEFIKRYFTGTHSQIEGVGLREIAVETFNRHASAFGHEMIMTNSLDVGGEYAYRIRGEAHVWEPETIADLQHAVRGNSAEKYAEFAKAVNDQAKRLKTLRGLFRIKSAEEIDRSPISIDEVEPATDIVKRFSTGAMSYGSISRESHTTLAIAMNRIGGKSNTGEGGEERERFTPLPNGDSERSAIKQVASGRFGVTTEYLANSDMIQIKMAQGAKPGEGGQLPGHKVDGVIAKVRHSTPGVGLISPPPHHDIYSIEDLAQLIYDLKNVNPRADISVKLVSEVGVGTVAAGVAKARADHITVSGFEGGTGASPLTSIKHAGSPWEIGLAETQQTLVLNNLRSRIALQVDGGLRTGRDVLIGALLGADEFGFATAPLIAAGCLMMRKCHLNTCPVGIATQDPVLRKRFKGAPEHVINYFFFVAEEVRALMAELGVKSLTELVGHSEYLEKDTAIDHWKAQGLDFTNLFHRPDVGEEIGIHHSQTQQHMIDDILDRKLIELAQPAIEDGKAVKIDLPITNIDRSAGAMLSGEIALKHGVQGLPDDSVWATLRGTCGQSFGAFVTQGVTLDLIGVGNDYVGKGLSGGRLIVRPPIESGIVPEESIIVGNTVLYGAISGEAYLRGVAGERFAVRNSGAIAVVEGTGDHGCEYMTGGVVVVLGETGRNFAAGMSGGIAYVYDEADDFERRCNMAMVDLEPVVQEEDSLSSKSHQSGDLESHGLVDVMHDMTTMDAERLYQLIERHAHYTGSTRAKDILANWETSLSKFVKVMPVEYRRALTEMARQQNNTPEGELEIGLRGDK
- a CDS encoding glutamate synthase subunit beta, whose translation is MGKITGFLEIEKQERSYKPASDRIRHYDEFVIPLSEEQVKGQAARCMDCGIPFCHTGCPVNNQIPDWNDLVFNDDWKEASENLHSTNNFPEFTGRICPAPCEAACTLNLEEMPVSIKTVECAIVDKAWENGWLPPIQSPSQSGKRVAVVGAGPAGMAAAQQLARAGHDVHLYEKNNKAGGLLRYGIPDFKLDKKLIDRRVSQMEQEGVTFHTGINVGFDKSIEDLRDEHDALLLTGGSEDPRDLPIPGRDFHGVHFAMDFLTQQNRRVSNEPVTQYEPILAEGKHVVVIGGGDTGSDCIGTSIRQGCLSVTQLEIMPKPPEAEDKLLTWPHWPLKMRTSSSQAEGADRDWSVMTSEFKSSAGKVTAINCVRVDENMQAIDGSDFELKADLVLLAMGFTNPVHEGMINGLGLELDGRGNVLANVQDYKTSKDGVYAAGDMRRGQSLVVWAIREGRQAAKAVDEYLVGSSILPR